In a genomic window of Pseudomonas oryzihabitans:
- the crp gene encoding cAMP-activated global transcriptional regulator CRP, protein MAAIIPPAKLQHIDKLLAHCSRRRYTAKTTIIYAGDNSESLFFILKGSVTILIEDDEGREMIIAYLNAGDFFGEMGLFSKEGSEPERSAWVRARTECEVAEISYSQFRELSQQDPDMLFSLGRQMAERLRQTTRKVGDLAFLDVTGRVARTLLDLCKQPDAMTHPDGMQIKITRQEIGRIVGCSREMVGRVLKSLEEQGLVHVKGKTMVVFGTR, encoded by the coding sequence ATGGCCGCTATCATCCCTCCCGCGAAGTTACAGCACATCGACAAGTTGCTCGCGCATTGCTCGCGTCGCCGCTACACGGCAAAAACCACCATCATCTACGCTGGTGACAACAGCGAAAGCCTGTTCTTCATCCTCAAGGGATCGGTCACCATCCTCATCGAGGACGATGAAGGCCGCGAAATGATCATCGCCTATCTCAATGCCGGCGACTTCTTCGGCGAGATGGGTCTGTTTTCCAAGGAAGGCAGCGAGCCCGAGCGCAGTGCCTGGGTCCGTGCCCGCACCGAATGCGAAGTCGCCGAGATCAGCTACAGCCAGTTCCGCGAACTGAGCCAGCAGGACCCGGACATGCTCTTCTCCCTGGGCCGCCAGATGGCCGAGCGGCTGCGCCAGACCACCCGCAAGGTCGGCGACCTGGCCTTCCTCGACGTCACCGGCCGCGTGGCCCGTACCCTGCTCGACCTGTGCAAGCAGCCCGACGCCATGACCCACCCGGATGGCATGCAGATCAAGATCACCCGCCAGGAAATCGGCCGCATCGTCGGCTGCTCGCGCGAGATGGTCGGTCGCGTGCTGAAGTCGCTCGAAGAACAGGGTCTGGTCCACGTCAAGGGCAAGACCATGGTGGTGTTCGGCACCCGCTGA
- a CDS encoding OsmC family protein, whose translation MKARIQWAGEAMFLGESGSGHVVVMDGPPESGGRNLGVRPMETVLIGLGGCASYDVVSILRKARQPVESCEAFLEAERAETEPKVFTKIHLKFVVKGRGLKDAQVKRAIELSAEKYCSASIMLGRAGVEISHSYELVELA comes from the coding sequence ATGAAAGCGCGCATTCAGTGGGCCGGCGAGGCCATGTTTCTCGGTGAATCCGGCAGTGGCCATGTGGTGGTCATGGATGGCCCGCCGGAAAGCGGTGGTCGCAACCTCGGCGTCCGCCCGATGGAAACCGTGTTGATCGGCCTGGGTGGCTGCGCGAGCTACGACGTGGTCAGCATCCTGCGCAAGGCGCGGCAGCCGGTGGAGAGCTGCGAGGCCTTCCTCGAGGCCGAGCGCGCCGAGACCGAGCCCAAGGTATTCACCAAGATCCATCTGAAGTTCGTGGTCAAGGGCCGCGGCCTCAAGGACGCCCAGGTCAAGCGCGCCATCGAGTTGTCGGCGGAAAAGTATTGCTCGGCGTCGATCATGCTCGGCCGGGCCGGGGTCGAGATCAGCCACAGCTACGAGCTCGTCGAACTCGCCTGA
- the trpD gene encoding anthranilate phosphoribosyltransferase produces the protein MDIKQALNRISGQLDLSVAEMQAVMRQIMTGGADEAQIGAFLMGMRIKSETIDEICGAVSVMRELATPVVLPSLDHVVDVVGTGGDGANIFNVSTASVFVVAAAGGKVAKHGNRAVSGKSGSADLLEAAGIYLELSPEQIARCIEQVGVGFMFAQAHHSAMRHAAGPRRSLGLRTLFNMLGPLTNPAGVRHQVVGVFNAALCRPLAEVLQRLGSQHVLVVHSRDGLDEFSLAAATQVAELKDGSISEYEVLPEDLGIKSQTLVGLSVDGPEASLALIRDALGRRKTEAGQKAADMIVLNAGAALYAADLAHSLHEGVLLAHDALYSGLAREKLEELAHFTSVYREENRA, from the coding sequence ATGGACATCAAGCAGGCCTTGAACCGCATCAGCGGGCAACTCGACCTGAGCGTGGCCGAGATGCAGGCGGTGATGCGCCAGATCATGACCGGCGGTGCCGACGAGGCGCAGATCGGCGCCTTCCTCATGGGCATGCGCATCAAGAGCGAGACCATCGACGAGATCTGCGGCGCGGTCAGCGTGATGCGCGAACTGGCCACGCCGGTGGTGCTGCCCAGTCTCGACCACGTCGTCGACGTGGTCGGTACCGGGGGCGACGGTGCCAACATCTTCAACGTTTCGACGGCCTCGGTGTTCGTGGTGGCGGCGGCCGGTGGCAAGGTCGCCAAGCACGGTAATCGCGCGGTATCCGGCAAGAGCGGCAGTGCCGATCTGCTGGAGGCCGCCGGCATCTACCTGGAGCTGAGTCCCGAGCAGATCGCCCGCTGCATCGAGCAAGTGGGCGTCGGCTTCATGTTCGCCCAGGCGCACCACAGCGCCATGCGTCACGCCGCCGGTCCGCGCCGCTCGCTGGGGCTGCGCACCCTGTTCAACATGCTCGGTCCGCTGACCAACCCGGCCGGTGTACGGCACCAGGTGGTCGGGGTGTTCAACGCCGCCCTTTGCCGGCCGTTGGCCGAGGTGCTGCAGCGCCTGGGTAGCCAGCATGTGCTGGTGGTGCATTCCCGCGATGGCCTGGACGAATTCAGTCTGGCGGCCGCGACCCAAGTCGCCGAACTCAAGGATGGCAGCATCAGCGAGTACGAGGTGCTGCCCGAGGACCTGGGGATCAAGAGCCAGACCCTGGTCGGCCTCAGCGTGGATGGCCCCGAGGCCTCCCTGGCGCTGATCCGCGACGCCCTGGGTCGGCGCAAGACCGAGGCCGGGCAGAAGGCCGCCGACATGATCGTGCTCAACGCCGGTGCCGCGCTCTACGCCGCCGATCTCGCCCACAGCCTGCACGAAGGGGTTCTACTCGCCCACGATGCGCTCTACAGTGGTCTGGCTCGGGAAAAACTCGAAGAGCTGGCCCATTTCACTTCCGTCTATCGAGAGGAGAATCGCGCGTGA
- a CDS encoding GntR family transcriptional regulator, which produces MKNPVPANARTLGESVTAEIRRQLVEGELKPGQRLSEAALAERLEISRNTLREAFRVLTQEGLLKHEPNRGVFVCVPDMASIIDIYRVRRFIECQALAKAYPRHPGALRMREAVTAAQRARAAQDWVAVGTGNMAFHTAIVELADSPRLSAFYDQLSAELRLAFGLLNDPEFLHGPYLEMNVAIVELLEEGKPAEATAALESYLVQSERTVLAAYGRLKA; this is translated from the coding sequence ATGAAGAACCCCGTGCCCGCCAATGCCCGTACCCTCGGCGAATCCGTGACCGCCGAGATCCGCCGTCAATTGGTGGAGGGCGAGCTCAAGCCCGGCCAGCGCCTGTCCGAGGCGGCGCTGGCGGAGCGCCTGGAGATCTCCCGCAATACCCTGCGCGAGGCCTTCCGGGTGTTGACCCAGGAAGGTCTGCTCAAGCACGAGCCCAATCGCGGGGTATTCGTCTGCGTGCCCGACATGGCCTCGATCATCGATATCTACCGGGTGCGGCGCTTCATCGAATGCCAGGCGCTGGCCAAGGCCTATCCGCGGCATCCGGGCGCGCTGCGCATGCGCGAGGCGGTGACGGCGGCCCAGCGTGCCCGCGCGGCCCAGGACTGGGTGGCGGTGGGCACCGGCAACATGGCCTTCCACACCGCCATCGTCGAACTGGCCGACAGCCCACGGCTGTCGGCCTTCTATGACCAGCTTTCCGCCGAGTTGCGCCTGGCCTTCGGTCTGCTCAACGATCCGGAATTCCTCCATGGTCCTTACCTGGAGATGAACGTCGCCATCGTCGAGCTGCTGGAAGAAGGCAAGCCCGCCGAGGCCACGGCCGCCCTGGAAAGCTACCTGGTGCAGTCCGAGCGGACGGTGCTGGCGGCCTACGGTCGACTCAAGGCCTGA
- a CDS encoding anthranilate synthase component II, with amino-acid sequence MLLMLDNYDSFTYNLVQYLGELGAEVKVVRNDEVPVEALEDLAPERIVVSPGPCTPNEAGISLATLERFAGKLPVLGVCLGHQSLGQAFGGEVVRAREPMHGKTSPVYHNGEGVFAGLPNPFTVTRYHSLVVKRETLPDCLEITAWTQHPDGSIDEIMGLRHREFMIEGVQFHPESILTEHGHDLLANFLKQQGGRR; translated from the coding sequence ATGCTGCTGATGCTCGATAACTACGATTCCTTTACCTACAACCTGGTCCAGTACCTGGGTGAACTGGGCGCCGAGGTCAAGGTGGTCCGCAACGACGAGGTGCCGGTCGAGGCACTCGAAGACCTGGCGCCGGAGCGCATCGTCGTCTCTCCCGGCCCCTGCACGCCCAACGAGGCGGGCATCTCCCTCGCCACCCTGGAACGCTTCGCCGGCAAGCTGCCGGTGCTGGGCGTCTGCCTGGGTCACCAGAGCCTGGGCCAGGCCTTCGGTGGCGAGGTGGTGCGGGCGCGCGAGCCGATGCACGGCAAGACCAGCCCGGTCTACCACAATGGCGAAGGCGTCTTCGCCGGCCTGCCCAACCCCTTCACCGTGACCCGCTACCACTCGCTGGTGGTCAAGCGCGAGACCCTGCCCGACTGCCTGGAGATCACCGCCTGGACCCAGCATCCGGACGGCAGCATCGACGAGATCATGGGTCTGCGGCATCGCGAATTCATGATCGAGGGCGTGCAATTCCACCCCGAGTCCATCCTCACCGAGCATGGCCACGACCTGTTGGCCAACTTCCTCAAGCAGCAGGGAGGGCGCCGCTAG
- the speD gene encoding adenosylmethionine decarboxylase encodes MKSKLRLHGFNNLTKTLSFNIYDICYAETSEDQQAYVQYIDEEYDAERLTQILTDVVDIIGANILNIARQDYDPQGASVTILISEQPVEPTESQIEESPGPLRETILGHLDKSHITVHTYPEIHPDDGIATFRVDIDVSTCGVISPLKALNYLIHQFDSDIVTVDYRVRGFTRDVEGRKHFIDHEINSIQNYLSEDTRAAYQMTDVNVYQDNLFHTKMLLKEFELDNYLFGDASRSLSAEQRQQITQRLKHEMREIFSGRNLPR; translated from the coding sequence GTGAAAAGCAAACTCAGGCTCCATGGGTTCAACAACCTGACCAAGACCTTGAGCTTCAATATCTACGACATCTGCTACGCCGAGACGTCGGAAGATCAACAGGCCTATGTCCAGTACATCGACGAGGAATACGACGCCGAGCGTCTGACCCAGATCCTGACCGACGTGGTCGACATCATTGGGGCCAACATCCTCAACATCGCCCGCCAGGACTACGATCCCCAGGGTGCCAGCGTGACCATCCTGATCTCCGAGCAACCGGTCGAGCCGACCGAGAGCCAGATCGAGGAGTCGCCCGGCCCGCTGCGCGAGACCATCCTCGGCCACCTGGACAAGAGTCACATCACGGTGCACACCTATCCGGAGATCCATCCGGACGACGGCATCGCCACCTTCCGCGTCGACATCGACGTCTCCACCTGTGGCGTGATCTCCCCGCTCAAGGCGCTGAACTACCTGATCCACCAGTTCGACTCGGACATCGTCACCGTGGACTATCGCGTACGCGGCTTCACCCGCGACGTCGAGGGGCGCAAGCACTTCATCGACCACGAGATCAATTCGATCCAGAACTACCTGTCCGAGGACACCCGCGCGGCCTACCAGATGACCGACGTGAACGTGTACCAGGACAACCTGTTCCACACCAAGATGCTGCTCAAGGAGTTCGAGCTGGACAACTACCTGTTCGGCGACGCCTCCCGCAGCCTTTCGGCGGAACAGCGCCAGCAGATCACTCAGCGTCTCAAGCACGAGATGCGCGAGATCTTCTCCGGGCGCAACCTGCCGCGCTGA
- a CDS encoding cation:proton antiporter has product MLELAAAFICFTSLLTYLNYRFVGLPPTIGVMVIALIFSVGLQGLSWLGFPDLERHIGELLGQIDFNDLLMNWMLGFLLFAGALHVSLKDLRDYKWAIGSLATFGVLISTVLIGYFTYWIFDWLGWHVSLLYCLIFGALISPTDPIAVLGILRSAGAPKSLETTIVGEALFNDGVAVVVYSVLLGVIQLGEAPTVHAALWLFLEEAGGGILFGLLIGFVCYWLMLSIEQHQIEVMLSLALVIGGSTLASHLHVSGPIAMVVAGLIIGNLGRTKAMNDFTRRYLDGFWELIDEILNALLFALIGMELLVLPFTWTHLGAALLVTLAILFARWISVVPVVLLSPHWRNMTRGTARILTWGALRGGVSVALALSLPPGPERNLILALTYIVVLVSILGQGLTIGRVVRSVTGGAPVAPKDPH; this is encoded by the coding sequence ATGCTCGAACTCGCCGCTGCCTTCATCTGCTTCACCTCCCTGCTCACCTATCTCAACTACCGCTTCGTCGGCCTGCCGCCCACCATCGGTGTCATGGTCATCGCGCTGATCTTCTCGGTCGGCCTGCAAGGCCTCTCCTGGCTGGGTTTTCCCGACCTGGAACGGCACATCGGCGAACTGCTCGGGCAGATCGACTTCAACGACCTGCTGATGAACTGGATGCTCGGCTTCCTGCTGTTCGCCGGCGCCCTGCATGTCAGCCTCAAGGATCTGCGCGACTACAAGTGGGCCATCGGCAGCCTGGCCACCTTCGGCGTGCTCATCTCCACGGTGCTGATCGGCTACTTCACCTATTGGATCTTCGACTGGCTGGGCTGGCACGTCAGCCTGCTCTACTGCCTGATCTTCGGCGCTCTGATCTCGCCCACCGACCCCATCGCCGTGCTCGGCATCCTGCGCTCGGCCGGCGCGCCCAAGTCGCTGGAAACCACCATCGTCGGCGAGGCGCTGTTCAATGACGGCGTGGCCGTGGTGGTCTATTCGGTGCTGCTGGGGGTGATCCAGCTAGGCGAGGCGCCCACCGTCCATGCAGCGCTCTGGCTGTTCCTCGAAGAGGCCGGCGGCGGCATCCTGTTCGGCCTGCTGATCGGCTTCGTCTGCTACTGGCTGATGCTCAGCATCGAGCAGCACCAGATCGAGGTGATGCTGTCCCTGGCGCTGGTCATCGGTGGCTCGACCCTGGCCAGCCACCTACATGTCTCAGGTCCCATCGCCATGGTGGTGGCCGGCCTGATCATCGGCAACCTGGGCCGTACCAAGGCCATGAACGACTTCACCCGGCGCTACCTGGATGGCTTCTGGGAGCTGATCGACGAGATCCTCAACGCCCTGCTGTTCGCCCTGATCGGCATGGAATTGCTGGTGCTGCCGTTCACCTGGACCCACCTGGGCGCCGCCCTGCTGGTGACCCTGGCGATCCTGTTCGCGCGCTGGATCAGCGTGGTCCCGGTGGTGCTGCTCAGCCCGCACTGGCGCAACATGACCCGCGGCACCGCGCGCATCCTCACCTGGGGTGCCCTGCGCGGCGGCGTCTCGGTGGCCCTGGCACTGAGTCTGCCGCCCGGGCCGGAGCGCAACCTGATCCTGGCGCTGACCTACATCGTGGTGCTGGTCTCCATCCTCGGCCAGGGCCTGACCATCGGCCGGGTGGTCAGGAGCGTCACCGGTGGCGCGCCGGTCGCCCCCAAGGACCCTCACTGA
- the trpC gene encoding indole-3-glycerol phosphate synthase TrpC produces the protein MTVPTVLQKILARKAEEITQLKARTTLAELEALARAADAPRGFARALQAQVARKQAAVIAEVKKASPSKGVIREHFVPAEIAHSYAQGGATCLSVLTDVDFFQGGNAYLQQARAACQLPVIRKDFLIDPHQVVEARAIGADCILLIVAALEDGQMGELAAVAKDVGLDVLVEVHDGDELERALKVLDTPLVGINNRNLHTFEVTLDHTLELLPRIPADRLVITESGILKRADVELMEDNEVRAFLVGEAFMRADEPGQELQRLFFPGRSFPLGA, from the coding sequence GTGACCGTGCCCACCGTGTTGCAGAAGATCCTGGCCCGCAAGGCCGAGGAAATCACCCAACTCAAGGCCCGTACCACCTTGGCCGAACTCGAGGCGCTGGCCCGCGCCGCCGATGCTCCACGTGGCTTCGCCCGCGCCCTGCAGGCCCAGGTGGCACGCAAGCAGGCGGCGGTCATCGCCGAGGTGAAGAAGGCTTCGCCAAGCAAGGGCGTGATTCGCGAACACTTCGTGCCGGCCGAGATCGCCCACAGCTATGCCCAGGGCGGGGCCACCTGCCTGAGCGTGCTCACCGACGTGGATTTCTTCCAGGGCGGTAACGCCTATCTGCAGCAGGCGCGCGCCGCCTGCCAGTTGCCGGTGATCCGCAAGGACTTCCTCATCGATCCCCACCAGGTGGTGGAGGCCCGCGCCATCGGGGCCGACTGCATCCTGCTGATCGTCGCGGCCCTGGAAGACGGCCAGATGGGCGAGTTGGCCGCCGTGGCCAAGGACGTCGGCCTGGACGTGCTGGTCGAGGTGCACGACGGTGACGAACTGGAGCGTGCGCTCAAGGTGCTGGATACCCCGCTGGTGGGCATCAACAACCGCAACCTGCACACCTTCGAGGTGACGCTGGACCACACCCTGGAGCTCTTGCCGCGCATTCCGGCGGACCGCCTGGTGATCACCGAGAGCGGCATCCTCAAGCGCGCCGACGTGGAGTTGATGGAAGACAACGAGGTGCGTGCCTTCCTGGTCGGCGAAGCCTTCATGCGTGCCGACGAGCCCGGCCAGGAGCTTCAGCGGCTGTTCTTCCCGGGGCGCAGCTTCCCGCTCGGCGCCTAG
- a CDS encoding BCCT family transporter → MATEEKSATLDISITDPSRTEEARRDRRLAGTTDWVVFGVTSIAALAFVIWGFVSQASLATSASIAQNWVITRFGWLFVLTSTGFVVFVIWLAASRYGRIPLGRDDEQPEFRTLSWVAMMFSAGMGIGLMFFGVAEPLSHYLNPPPGGVAGQTSAALQVAMATTLFHWTLHPWAIYAVVGLAIAYGTYRRGRCQLISVAFRPLIGRHANGPLGRVIDMMAIFATLFGSAASLGLGALQIAGGLEHNGWIEHPGKLLYIGIITVLTVAFVISAVSGVEKGIQWLSNTNMVLAVALALFVFIVGPTLLMLNLLPTAIGDYINLLPEMMARTSASGGEAMGNWLASWTVFYWAWWISWTPFVGMFIARISRGRTIRQFVTGVLLVPSLVSVVWFVIFGGAAIDAVRVGAFTLVDGTVNSNFALYDLLASYPWVSVTSVLVMVLVAIFFVSGADAASLVMGTLSERGTTEPSQRTVIFWGALTGAVAAIMLAIGDPSNPGEALNGLQNLTIVVALPFVVVMALLCLALYRDLRSDPLMLRHLRGTELIEKAVLYGAAKHGEEFHFVVGEPKSAKSDGTSDRVRVEKKALEQKTGV, encoded by the coding sequence ATGGCAACGGAAGAAAAGAGCGCAACGCTCGACATCAGCATCACCGATCCCTCCCGCACCGAGGAGGCCCGGCGCGACCGGCGCCTGGCCGGTACCACCGACTGGGTCGTCTTCGGCGTCACCAGCATCGCCGCGCTCGCCTTCGTGATCTGGGGCTTCGTCAGCCAGGCGAGTCTCGCCACCAGCGCCTCCATCGCCCAGAACTGGGTCATCACGCGCTTCGGCTGGCTGTTCGTCCTGACATCCACCGGTTTCGTGGTCTTCGTCATCTGGCTGGCCGCCAGTCGCTATGGGCGGATTCCCCTGGGCCGGGACGATGAGCAACCGGAATTCCGTACCCTGTCCTGGGTGGCGATGATGTTCAGCGCCGGCATGGGCATCGGCCTGATGTTCTTCGGCGTGGCCGAGCCGCTGTCGCACTATCTCAACCCGCCTCCAGGTGGCGTAGCGGGGCAGACCAGCGCCGCGCTGCAGGTGGCCATGGCCACCACGCTATTCCACTGGACGCTGCATCCCTGGGCCATCTACGCCGTGGTCGGCCTGGCCATCGCCTATGGCACCTATCGCCGTGGCCGTTGCCAGCTGATCTCGGTGGCCTTCCGTCCGCTGATCGGCAGGCACGCCAACGGTCCCCTCGGCCGGGTCATCGACATGATGGCGATCTTCGCCACCCTGTTCGGCTCGGCGGCCTCCCTGGGCCTGGGCGCCCTGCAGATCGCCGGCGGCCTCGAGCACAACGGCTGGATCGAGCATCCCGGTAAGCTGCTCTACATCGGCATCATCACGGTGCTGACCGTCGCCTTCGTCATCTCGGCGGTTTCCGGCGTGGAGAAGGGTATTCAGTGGCTGTCCAACACCAACATGGTGCTGGCGGTGGCCCTGGCGCTGTTCGTCTTCATCGTCGGCCCGACCCTGCTGATGCTCAACCTGCTGCCCACCGCCATCGGCGACTACATCAACCTGCTGCCGGAGATGATGGCGCGCACCAGTGCCAGCGGTGGTGAAGCCATGGGCAACTGGCTGGCCAGCTGGACGGTGTTCTACTGGGCCTGGTGGATCTCCTGGACGCCCTTCGTCGGCATGTTCATCGCCCGCATCAGTCGCGGTCGCACCATCCGCCAGTTCGTCACCGGCGTACTGCTGGTGCCCAGCCTGGTCAGCGTGGTCTGGTTCGTCATCTTCGGTGGCGCTGCCATCGACGCCGTGCGGGTCGGCGCCTTCACCCTGGTCGATGGCACGGTGAACAGCAACTTCGCCCTCTATGACCTGCTGGCCAGCTATCCCTGGGTCTCGGTGACCTCGGTACTGGTGATGGTGCTGGTGGCGATCTTCTTCGTCTCCGGTGCGGACGCCGCCTCCCTGGTGATGGGTACGCTGTCCGAGCGCGGCACCACCGAGCCCTCTCAGCGCACGGTGATCTTCTGGGGCGCCCTGACCGGCGCCGTGGCGGCGATCATGCTGGCCATCGGCGATCCGAGCAATCCGGGCGAGGCGCTCAACGGCCTGCAGAATCTGACCATCGTCGTCGCCTTGCCCTTCGTGGTGGTGATGGCCCTGCTGTGCCTGGCGCTCTACCGCGATCTGCGCAGCGATCCGCTGATGCTGCGCCATCTGCGCGGGACCGAGTTGATCGAGAAGGCGGTGCTCTATGGCGCGGCCAAGCACGGCGAAGAATTCCACTTCGTGGTGGGCGAGCCGAAGTCGGCGAAGAGCGATGGCACCAGCGACAGGGTGCGGGTCGAGAAGAAGGCCCTGGAGCAGAAAACCGGGGTCTGA